From Streptomyces sp. Edi4, one genomic window encodes:
- a CDS encoding sugar phosphate nucleotidyltransferase — translation MHVVILAGGKGVRLRPYTTALPKPLVPIGDQHAILEIVLRQLAAAGFTSCTIAIGHLGHIIRAYVGDGERWGLKVDYSTEESPLGTIGPLLTMRDRLPESFLVMNGDILTDLDYADVLTRHRASGAPLTIATYARKVHIDFGVLTTDDTKVVGFTEKPSMDYRVSMGVYGLTRDTLAGYTEGLPLGFDELVLDLLKAKTPPHAYAFDGYWLDIGRPDDYDRANAEFTTYRSLLLKGA, via the coding sequence ATGCATGTAGTGATACTCGCCGGAGGCAAGGGAGTCCGGCTGCGGCCGTACACCACGGCGCTGCCCAAACCTCTGGTCCCGATCGGCGACCAGCACGCGATCCTGGAGATCGTGCTGCGCCAGCTCGCGGCCGCCGGCTTCACCAGCTGCACCATCGCCATCGGCCATCTCGGCCACATCATCCGCGCCTACGTGGGTGACGGCGAACGCTGGGGTCTGAAGGTCGACTACAGCACCGAGGAGAGCCCGCTGGGCACCATCGGCCCGCTCCTGACGATGCGCGACCGGCTGCCCGAGTCCTTCCTCGTCATGAACGGGGACATCCTGACCGACCTCGACTACGCGGACGTGCTCACCCGCCACCGCGCCAGCGGCGCGCCGCTGACCATCGCCACCTACGCCCGCAAGGTGCACATCGACTTCGGGGTGCTGACCACCGACGACACCAAGGTCGTCGGCTTCACCGAGAAGCCCAGCATGGACTACCGGGTGTCGATGGGGGTCTACGGCCTCACCCGCGACACGCTCGCCGGCTACACCGAGGGGCTTCCGCTGGGCTTCGACGAGCTGGTCCTGGACCTCCTCAAGGCCAAGACCCCGCCGCACGCCTACGCCTTCGACGGCTATTGGCTCGACATAGGGCGCCCGGACGACTACGACCGGGCCAACGCGGAGTTCACGACGTACCGCTCGTTGCTCCTCAAGGGGGCCTGA
- a CDS encoding SDR family NAD(P)-dependent oxidoreductase: protein MTSAPLVAVTGAEGFIGSHLTEALVASGHRVRAMAQYNSFSSYGWLETLSADVLDQVEIVLGDVRDPGSVRALAEGAEAVYHLAALIAIPYSYQAPHSYVDTNVTGTLNVLEAVRALETPRLVHTSTSETYGTARTVPITEDHPINTQSPYAASKAGGDRLADSYYASFATPVVTLRPFNTYGPRQSMRAVIPTVIGQVAAGSRTITLGDLRPTRDFTFAVDTARAFLAVGTAPAERVVGRTFNAGTGTEISVGDLVRLIGKVMGAELDVQEDGQRIRPANSEVMRLVADASRLTEATGWQPEFSLEAGLERTAEFFRDPGNLARYKTGIYNI, encoded by the coding sequence TTGACCTCCGCACCGCTTGTCGCCGTCACCGGAGCCGAAGGCTTCATCGGATCGCACCTCACCGAGGCCCTGGTCGCCTCCGGGCACCGGGTCCGCGCGATGGCCCAGTACAACTCCTTCTCCTCCTACGGCTGGCTCGAGACCCTGTCCGCCGACGTCCTGGACCAGGTGGAGATCGTCCTGGGCGATGTCCGCGACCCGGGCTCGGTGCGCGCCCTGGCCGAAGGCGCCGAGGCCGTCTACCACTTGGCGGCCCTCATCGCGATCCCGTACTCCTATCAGGCCCCGCACAGCTATGTGGACACCAACGTCACCGGCACCCTCAACGTCCTGGAGGCCGTCCGCGCCCTGGAGACGCCGCGCCTGGTGCACACCTCGACCAGCGAGACGTACGGCACCGCGCGGACCGTGCCGATCACCGAGGACCACCCCATCAACACCCAGTCGCCGTATGCCGCTTCGAAGGCGGGCGGAGACCGGCTCGCGGACAGCTACTACGCCAGCTTCGCCACCCCGGTCGTCACGCTGCGCCCCTTCAACACCTATGGCCCGCGCCAGTCGATGCGGGCGGTGATCCCCACCGTCATCGGCCAGGTCGCGGCGGGTTCGCGCACCATCACACTCGGCGACCTGCGCCCCACGCGTGACTTCACCTTCGCCGTCGACACCGCGCGGGCCTTCCTCGCCGTGGGCACCGCCCCCGCCGAGCGCGTGGTGGGGCGGACCTTCAACGCGGGGACCGGCACCGAGATATCGGTGGGCGACCTGGTGCGCCTGATCGGCAAGGTGATGGGCGCCGAACTCGACGTCCAGGAGGACGGACAGCGCATCAGGCCGGCCAACTCCGAGGTGATGCGGCTGGTCGCGGACGCGAGCCGGCTCACCGAAGCGACCGGCTGGCAGCCGGAGTTCAGCCTCGAAGCCGGCCTTGAGCGCACTGCGGAGTTCTTCCGCGACCCGGGCAACCTGGCCCGCTACAAGACCGGCATCTACAACATCTGA